CTAAGGGttttcgtacttttaatatagtaataGATAAATTTCTCTAATATGAAAtaggtaaaaaagacgaacgacatttcgctagaagcattcatgcttttaatatatatatatagtgtgtgtgtataataacaacaatataaaatATTAAGATAATATGTACGAAACTTACAACTCTAACTTTTTATATACTCAACTTTTTATCTTACAGTTTTGTTTGCTACTTGGTATTATATATTTCATTCATTGTTGTTTcgtataatttttattttttcgtcTTTTTACCTTGTGAAATTTTTTTCTATCAAATACCACAGAGCTCTCTAAAAATGGAAATTTCTCCTTAAGGAAGAAGACCATAGTTGTTAGGATCCGGTGGATTATGTTTTTTCATTAAATTGAATATTTTGTACAGTAACTTAGTTTACCTTACTCCTTTTATGTGTTGAAATCAACACCTTAAATATTACTGTAGTTAAGAGTTTTATATACATAAATTCGTAAGCGGCTTCAATTCTAGGAGAACTTACTTTATTCAAATAAGGAACCAATTAATAGGTAAAACTTTAGTTAAATTTGAAGTGCTAAATTTAGGAAAATAActgaatgactattttgtctagtctGAACTTTATTTTAGAAGGGTAATAAAACGAACAAAATTTCGCTAAAaatcttcgtgcttttaatataggaGTATAGATTAATGTTGGGGTTGAATCAAAATTGGCAAAGTCCTTATATTGGGCTTAAGCTCTAAATCAAATTGGGCCATGCTAAATGCTGAGTCCTCCTTTATGTGAAATTGGTGTTTGGGCTACTTGTCAAGTTCTTGGTAAAAATATTATGTGGCGTTCAGTTTTGCGCCACTCATTGAATTTGtatttacttttaaaaaaaaaaatttaactaaTACCTAATTTTTGAATAACTTCAGATAcatatatttttctcttcttctttactGTTGTTTTCTTCTTTGTGCTTagagttttttcttcttcttagttGCAAAATGAGTTTGTTAAATTTGTTTAATAATTTGATGATTGAGATTTGTTCTTTATGATACTAGTCTTACGATACGCGCGTTGTGCATATATCCTgtctaaataaataatatttaattaaaattaTGTTTGAGTTATCATAAATACAAGTGTAAGTTTGTGAAATTGAAGAATATTAATTTTGCGTACCTAACTGAATAAAGGGAAGAAATTGCTATATAAAAGTTATCAATCATtgttatattaaaaatataagCTAATATATAAATACTGaaaagttttaaaagaaatcaaacaatcattatttataaaaaaaaaatatttgttcaaAATATTTGTTCAAAATTTTTGTTGTTTGGGGGGGAGTGGGGGGTAATTcctagttttttattttttaaatcttaGATTTTCTATCATGAAATTTTATCTCTAAATTATCCTTCAGTAGTTTTTTAATTTCAGTGAACATATTCATATGATAAAtaaggaaaattattttttcattaATATATTTCTAAAAATATCTAATCGATtggataaaaaattaattttgtgTATATTTGTAAATTTATAGGCTTTCaatattatttatttaacctcctttctatctctttatttttaaaaaaactgGATAAAAATTGGCATCCATGGACGTGTTCTTTGGATCCAcacaagaatatatatatatatatatatatatatatatatatatatattcattgcTTTCAATTGGCCTAACACACGGTATTTAAATAACTTTATTTAACTCCAAAATATGTGTGAAAAAAAAGACTCCTGAAGCTAAAAGAACTTAAATTTGGCGAAGGTTATAATGTGATCCTCATGTGTTATTATCCTTCTTTTATAAATTTATTAtattatataattcaaataagaaaGGATTTATGACACAAAATCTAGTTGATTTCGAATTCCTAAATATTAAGAATGTTTTTTCCTAAACATTAGGaaattaattaaatgactattttatctagtGTGAAAGTAATTTTtcaaatacatacatatatatacatatatatatatatatatatatatatatatacaatttatATATTTGTATGTTGTGTTTCAAGTTTGAGCTTATTTAGAGTAGATTTGAGCATTGAATCGTATATTGGATTGTTGAAATTCGAAAAACAAGTTTATGTTTCAGAACTTAAGATTCGAAATCTGAAGTTGCATTCAATAGATTGAACTACTTCAGATTTAATTTATGAAGTTGCATTGAATGGATTGAACTACTTACGATTCGAATTTCTGAAGTTGCATTAAAAAGATTGAAGAACTTCAGATTTGATTTCTGAAGTTACATTGAAGAGATTGAACTACTTCAGATCTAAACGGGTACACTTTGTAAAATTTTATGCAATACGAGTATAACTTCAATAGTGGCCCTAAAAATGGGTATATATAAAAATTCCCCCAAGTTCTTGCCAATATCAATCCTAAACCATTTTGCACCATATATTTTTAATTTGTCTTTCCTAACAGCTTTTAAAATCTAAGATTTTTACTAGTCTGAATCCTTTTTACCATAAGTAATACTTCAATCCTAATTTCATATCACTAAAAATTGTGGTGGAGTAAGTAGCCTGTATCCTAAACTAAAAATCTCGAGTTCAAGCCTTCATATTGAGCTTTTTACCTTAAAATGAGACTTTTCGACACGAATCTAAATTAATCAATGGATATCAAATgagaaacttaaaaaaaaaaccaATTTTATCCCTATATATGCTTAaatttaatttcctttttaaaataTCAACCCACAAAAAAACTTtaacaaaataccaaaaatttcaaaattcaaaaaagcaATTCAAAATCCCCAACGGCTATCCAGCTTGGCACTACAACTGCCACGTGTACCACTCCCCAATCGTTAAAACAACACTTTCCTATTATTCCCTCCCAAATATATATATTCAAAAAATAtacatttcaaaaaataaaaataaaaaaatacactATCAGCTTCAATCACGCCCCCTTCTTCTTCCTGTATATTCGCCTCCAATGGAGTCATCACCCACAGAAGAGGATTTTATATCAGCATCGGCCTGTTTTACTCAACCGCCGAATTTAGTGTCGTTATCACCATTCACGCCGTCAGTTCCGCCGTCACCTCGGCGGCTTTCGAGCTGTTATTCTCAACCAAGCCAACCCATAAAAGCGAAAAGACAACTCGCTTGGGTGTCTCTACAAGGAAGGCTTGTCGGCGCTGAGGAATCCAGCTCAGCTAAAAAAATCGGCGGCGGGTTGAACCATAAAGAAGCTGTCGTATGGGAACTGTTTAGTCCCATTCATAGGATTCTTATTGTTGccgttgttgctgttgctgcagCGAATTCGAAGAAGAATAAAGAGATTTTGAGGCTGAAGAAATCTGTTGAACTTAGGGTAAAGTTTTGTTATTTTTGGTAAATGGGGTTCTGTTTGTGTACTTCTTTTATTGCGTAAAGTATAAGTTTAATTTAGTTCAATTTATTGTTGatagtgttaaatttttaatgcTCCAGTTACGTTACGACTTGGAGTACTTAATTAATAATTTGATTTGGTTTGTGGGATTTTTAGCATTTGGATTAGGTATTTAATaggggttttgggttttatttaagcattttttttcttttcccattttattTAAGCATTTCTAGTGTAAAAAATCCTGCTTTTCCCCCATTTCACTTTGAGTTAGGCTTCTTTTTATATCAATTTTATTGTGTTtgctaataaaaaaataatttttttttcttattttgcttcCTAAAATTTATTTTAGTTAGCCTTTTGTTTCTATCAAGTTTATTGTTTTTGTttataagaattttttttttcttattttgcttcCTAAAAATTAGTTTAAAAAATGTAAGTTGTTTAGAGAAACAAAATGTTCCTGTTGTCGAAGATTAAATCATGCTGTTTTAATTGGATGTGGAGTTTAAGGTGTTGATTGACTTATATTATGTAATAGTAGTTGATAATTTTGTTTCATAAGAGTAAATATCACATCCAATTTTACATTTAAATATTTTGCTTTTTTGAAAGTTATGATGTTTTAAATGAAGTATTATTAATTGAGTAACATAATTGTGATACAACTacatgttttgttttcttttatgttAGTAACTGTATTTGCATGAGCTTTAGTCTCTTTCAATTTCTCAATTTCTTTTTCTACTATGTCCAGGATCAAGTGCTCTTAGGCATGCAACAAAAGCTAGACACTTTATGTGAACAAGTTAACTATTTCAAGGATCAGCCAGAAACTGCAGCTGACACAAATGGCTGTTTTCTTTGTGAGCAACACATGAATCAGTCAAACAATTTTTATGAGGTATACTATCCTGACATTCTCTTTATAGGCCTTGTGTTATGTCACAGAAAGTCAAGTCTGTGTTTAGATAATTTAGTCTTTGGTACTCCTATGGAACTTGCATCCTGTGCTTACCAATTTATTATCTTACTCAGAAGAATATGATGAAGGGTGAGGAGGTGTTTAAGTATGAAACGCCTCCAGCCGCAGATCAGGCTGAACAAGAAGAACGTCGTATGTCTGATTTGTCTGATTGGGCTGGTAGCGTCACTTCTTCTGTAGACACTCAGGTAAACACTACATCTAAATTTAACTTCCAAAACTTTGGCTAATATTTGAGGTTTCCTTTTGTTTCAAACAGTGACTTCCACATTTTTTCTCTATGCATTCTCATGTCTAAGAAATTAGATGAACATGCTTTCCAAGGGGGAAAGAACATTTGGTTGTAAAGGGATAAGTATGCACTTCATGAGATTGGATCTATTGACATTTAAGTAGATGTGCACAAAACTTAGAGCACGGCTTCTTGGTGCAGATGGATTTCAGTTTTGGCAGCTTGCAGTTTAGTTGATGAGGACAAAATTTGCAAGCAGTTCCAATTAATttgataatttgtgtgttccttGTTCCCACTTCCTCCTACAAGTTAAAGTTATAAATAGCTAATCACTGATGTAACCACCATTTAGTTGCCATGTTAACTGTCTTTTAGATCTTTACTGATAGAGAGACGTAGAAGTTACATCATTCTTTGTTGAGGAACAAGATATGGACATGTATTTTTTACTCTTGTTTAATCATTCAATAGTGAGCATGAAAAATTAAGAGTAAAGTCTTGTCATCTAATACCCTCCACTGACTGCTGTTTATGCCTTTTTTTCCATTTATGTTTGGATGGTATTTGCTGCTACCCCATTGAAAAGGCCTAAATTGCTATAATGCAATATTAATTGATTGACTTATGCACGATTGGTGGGTTTTCAACAAATTGACTCTGAGAGATTTTACCTGAAAAGTTAAGCATTGAACTTATTTAGAGAAACATGAAATATTTCCCTGAGCATTGTGGCCTAATTTGCAACATATGTTATTCCTTTCAGCCGAATACTTTAGCAGTTGAGCAAGATTTTCGTAATCTCCGAAAGGAATGTGAAGAGAAAGATGCCGCCATCAAGGAGTTATCCACTTTTCTTCAGTCATCAGAAGCTTTTGGTGCAAAGGTACAGTATCGTTCTTTGTATAATATTAAAGAAGAAACTTGTGGCGTTTCTTGTACACAAAAAGTGGTAAAAACCACCCTTATTATTACTTATAATTTTGTTCCATCGGTTTGGTCTAATAGAGTTGTTGTTGTTTTGTCTAACAGAGGATTGGTGAGCTGGAAGATATCATCCGCAGAAAGAATACGATTATAACTAAGCTCAAGAAAGATATTTTGATCTTAGAGCAGAAGGTAATGATACCTCTTAACCAATGCTAGCATTTGTGTGATGTTCTGTATATGTAATATAAATTGTTGCAGCAAAATGTTTCTCAACCTATTTTACAAAAGTAGTACCTATTTGTTCCGTAGATTTAAAGAACTATTTTTTGTAAATGTCCCTACAATGATACTGATTACATTTTGATTACTGAAAAGATGTTCATGTAAACGGGATTATGGCATCAAATGCCTAACAGTATATTTGCTTGAGCAACGTTCAATTTCTTGAAACAGCATGTCCAAACCTTATGCTTCCACTAAATGTTATTTCTGCTTAGTCTAGTAACATGACTTATTAAGTCAAAGCAAAGCTTGAACAATATATGCCATCGGCTTAGTATCAAATTTCATGCATTATGATGGAAATTTGGCTTTTAACAGGTCGTGAATCTAACAAGACTTAGAAGACCATCTTTCTCTTCAACAAGCTCAAAGGTGGTGCAGCTTCCTCCATTGACAGATAACATTGTTTATGACATGGACAGTACTACTAGCCCTTCGTCTTCAGATTCGGATAGCTCCCCAAGGAGAATGGCTCAAGCTCTTACTGCTAAAAGTCAAGACATCCCTGTTAAGCAGTGTGAGAGTGCTTTAAGGCAAAACCAGAAGGAGCAGCAGGCAGAAAGCCGCCTACCTTTGTTGGTGAAACCAACAGATAGACGTTCAAAGTCACGATCAGTAAGCCCATTGAAGGAGAAATCATTGAATCAGACACAGGATTCAGTCTCCAAGCTGAAACCAAAGCAGGTATCATCTGTTAGCGCAGAATCTAGAAGGAGGCGACCCCCTGTTGCTAAGTCGAAGAATGCTGTTACAGAAAAACGATGGCTTTAGTAAGTATTTCTCTTTCTAACTCAAGAGACTACACTTACTAGATTTACTTTCAAACACTTGGTTTACATTCAAGTGGATATAGCATTACCAAAAGCTTTACTGAATGATAACAGAAGAAAACCTTGTATCGTTGTCTGTTTGTTCCATTACATTGAATATCTCTCTTCACCATAAGTTCATATAAAATCTTGAATGAGTGAGGACAGAAACCTATGTAGCTAGGAATATGAGTTGGTAGTATGTAAAGAGCATAGACGCAAAACATCACAGCTTAAACAAAGAGCACCTAGCATTAgccttttattgtttttcttattGTGGTTAACTTTTGATTCCATTCTTCAGGCTATCGAACGAGCATTTGACAAGTAGTTTAGGTATTGTGAAGTAAAAGAAGTTGCTGGCCTGGTATGTGGACCTGAAAGTGCTTCAATGCTTTTTCATCAAACTCTATCGCTGCTTCTGCCACCTCCATTGTTTCCTTCGACGAAGATGTCAACTTGACAGCATTATATATGTAGCTAGCAATAGTAAGAGTACAATGAATTAGATATAAAAACTGATGTAACTAGTCTTATATTTAGCTAAACTTGTTACTATATATTGTAGAAAGAAGAACTGTTTCATGAATTGGCTATTATGCTATTTATGTACTGTCCCAATGGTTGTTTCAGCCTTTCAGGACAATCTCACAAATCTGCTATGAGATGCATTTTGCTTCTTCCTAAGTCTTTatatggctattttttaaaacaCAATTTTAATTTGGTTTCTTAGAACATTGCTTGTTCtgtcctgagccgagggtctaccggAAATAGCCTCTCTTACAC
The Nicotiana sylvestris chromosome 11, ASM39365v2, whole genome shotgun sequence DNA segment above includes these coding regions:
- the LOC104221561 gene encoding uncharacterized protein isoform X1 — translated: MESSPTEEDFISASACFTQPPNLVSLSPFTPSVPPSPRRLSSCYSQPSQPIKAKRQLAWVSLQGRLVGAEESSSAKKIGGGLNHKEAVVWELFSPIHRILIVAVVAVAAANSKKNKEILRLKKSVELRDQVLLGMQQKLDTLCEQVNYFKDQPETAADTNGCFLCEQHMNQSNNFYEKNMMKGEEVFKYETPPAADQAEQEERRMSDLSDWAGSVTSSVDTQPNTLAVEQDFRNLRKECEEKDAAIKELSTFLQSSEAFGAKRIGELEDIIRRKNTIITKLKKDILILEQKVVNLTRLRRPSFSSTSSKVVQLPPLTDNIVYDMDSTTSPSSSDSDSSPRRMAQALTAKSQDIPVKQCESALRQNQKEQQAESRLPLLVKPTDRRSKSRSVSPLKEKSLNQTQDSVSKLKPKQVSSVSAESRRRRPPVAKSKNAVTEKRWL
- the LOC104221561 gene encoding uncharacterized protein isoform X2, translated to MESSPTEEDFISASACFTQPPNLVSLSPFTPSVPPSPRRLSSCYSQPSQPIKAKRQLAWVSLQGRLVGAEESSSAKKIGGGLNHKEAVVWELFSPIHRILIVAVVAVAAANSKKNKEILRLKKSVELRDQVLLGMQQKLDTLCEQVNYFKDQPETAADTNGCFLCEQHMNQSNNFYENMMKGEEVFKYETPPAADQAEQEERRMSDLSDWAGSVTSSVDTQPNTLAVEQDFRNLRKECEEKDAAIKELSTFLQSSEAFGAKRIGELEDIIRRKNTIITKLKKDILILEQKVVNLTRLRRPSFSSTSSKVVQLPPLTDNIVYDMDSTTSPSSSDSDSSPRRMAQALTAKSQDIPVKQCESALRQNQKEQQAESRLPLLVKPTDRRSKSRSVSPLKEKSLNQTQDSVSKLKPKQVSSVSAESRRRRPPVAKSKNAVTEKRWL